One window from the genome of Streptomyces sp. NBC_01476 encodes:
- a CDS encoding TetR-like C-terminal domain-containing protein, protein MFTTALGPNPEPGLRTPKPFEQGIHNLVDGIKACVEAGLSDSTDPFADALVVWSALHGYAGLRANLLSVPWLDDERTLSHLVADLAHLLRTPPGGEL, encoded by the coding sequence TTGTTCACCACTGCCCTCGGACCCAACCCCGAGCCAGGGCTGCGCACGCCGAAACCCTTTGAGCAGGGGATTCACAATCTGGTCGACGGCATCAAGGCGTGCGTCGAAGCCGGCCTGTCCGACAGCACCGATCCGTTCGCCGACGCTCTCGTGGTCTGGTCGGCCCTGCACGGATACGCCGGCCTGCGAGCCAACCTGCTCTCGGTTCCCTGGCTGGACGATGAGCGCACCTTGTCCCACCTCGTGGCTGACCTGGCGCACCTGCTCCGCACACCGCCGGGGGGCGAGTTGTGA
- a CDS encoding FAD-dependent monooxygenase, with protein sequence MRVLITGGGPTGLTLAIDLVRRGVDVRVIDKADTFFQGSRGDTIQPRTMEVLDDLGVVDAVLDAGSLPPAFRVHLDGRAVGERRMTELREPRPDRPYPNPWTLGQSQLEGILRTRLAELGARVERGTELVGLEQDEHAVTAYFGTGGTERFDYLVGADGGASTVRKAIRVAFPGTTDEDFRVVIGDVYAPGLDPAVGHWFAGAAVPMTGVAMTPLPGTGMFQLNTVVGRDDDASLATMQAALDGFSAGVRLTGCHWSTVWRPNVRLAEQFRDRRVFLAGDAAHVHPPTGGQGMNTGIQDAYNLGWKLAAQTSLDSYETERRAVAAAVLKTSDDLLRRYAAGHAEAHQRGEEHFGFHITYRTQAASGTLTTGDRAPDAPVQDPSGKPIRLFDLFRGPHATRLVFGAPAPDTDHSYAVLRPGDDPADCPRYVVDTEGHAFAAYAASADDHVLVRPDGYLA encoded by the coding sequence GTGCGAGTTCTCATCACGGGAGGCGGGCCCACCGGCCTGACCCTGGCGATCGACCTCGTCCGGCGCGGCGTGGACGTACGCGTCATCGACAAGGCCGACACCTTCTTCCAGGGCTCACGCGGGGACACGATCCAGCCCCGCACCATGGAAGTCCTGGACGACCTGGGGGTGGTGGACGCCGTGCTCGACGCGGGCTCCCTGCCCCCCGCCTTCCGCGTCCACCTCGATGGCCGCGCGGTCGGCGAACGCCGGATGACCGAACTGCGGGAGCCGCGGCCCGACCGCCCGTACCCCAACCCCTGGACGCTCGGCCAGTCGCAGCTCGAAGGCATACTCCGCACCCGGCTCGCCGAGCTCGGGGCACGGGTGGAACGGGGGACGGAACTGGTCGGCCTGGAGCAGGACGAGCACGCGGTGACCGCGTACTTCGGTACGGGCGGGACCGAGCGGTTCGACTACCTGGTCGGGGCCGACGGCGGCGCCAGCACCGTGCGCAAGGCGATCAGGGTCGCCTTCCCCGGCACCACCGACGAGGACTTCCGGGTCGTGATCGGCGACGTGTACGCCCCGGGCCTCGACCCGGCTGTCGGCCACTGGTTCGCCGGCGCCGCCGTCCCCATGACCGGGGTGGCGATGACCCCGCTGCCCGGCACCGGCATGTTCCAGCTCAACACCGTGGTCGGCAGGGACGACGACGCCTCCCTGGCCACCATGCAGGCCGCCCTGGACGGCTTCTCCGCCGGGGTGCGCCTGACCGGTTGCCACTGGTCCACGGTGTGGCGCCCGAACGTCAGGCTCGCCGAACAGTTCCGGGACCGGCGCGTCTTCCTGGCCGGTGACGCCGCGCACGTCCATCCGCCGACCGGCGGCCAGGGGATGAACACCGGCATCCAGGACGCCTACAACCTCGGCTGGAAGCTGGCGGCACAGACCTCGCTGGACAGTTACGAGACCGAGCGCAGGGCGGTGGCGGCCGCCGTCCTCAAGACGAGTGACGATCTGCTGCGGCGGTACGCGGCCGGCCACGCCGAGGCCCACCAGCGCGGCGAGGAGCACTTCGGCTTCCACATCACCTACCGCACCCAGGCCGCCTCTGGGACCCTGACCACCGGCGACCGCGCCCCTGACGCGCCGGTCCAGGACCCCAGCGGCAAACCGATCCGCCTGTTCGACCTCTTCCGCGGCCCGCACGCGACCCGGCTCGTCTTCGGCGCGCCCGCACCGGACACCGACCACTCCTACGCCGTCCTGCGCCCCGGCGACGACCCGGCCGACTGCCCGCGGTACGTGGTCGACACCGAAGGACACGCTTTCGCGGCGTACGCGGCGTCGGCCGACGACCACGTCCTCGTCCGCCCCGACGGCTACCTCGCCTGA
- a CDS encoding TetR/AcrR family transcriptional regulator C-terminal domain-containing protein: MLLRKVNVVDGALALLDDTGLDGLTMRRLGEALGVRAGALYRHFPSKQALLDAMADRILESADLHLEPGPWDERGMILAGRLRDALLLHRDGARVVAGAYTAEPHTILFGNTSAALLREAGLPPRQAAWAVAAVSQYVIGHTIEEQARAELVEGGSWPEKMEAFAELADDVARSAFDADPQERFAYGLRLFLNGIRHELTAAD; encoded by the coding sequence ATGCTGCTACGGAAGGTGAACGTGGTCGACGGCGCGCTCGCGCTCCTGGACGACACGGGCCTTGACGGGCTGACCATGCGCAGGCTCGGGGAGGCGCTGGGGGTGCGTGCCGGCGCCCTCTACCGGCATTTCCCCAGCAAGCAGGCCCTGTTGGACGCCATGGCCGACCGCATCCTGGAGTCGGCCGACCTCCACCTGGAACCCGGGCCCTGGGACGAGCGGGGCATGATCCTGGCCGGCCGGCTGCGGGACGCGCTGCTGCTCCACCGCGACGGCGCCCGGGTCGTGGCCGGCGCGTACACGGCCGAGCCCCACACCATCCTGTTCGGCAACACCTCCGCCGCCCTGCTCCGCGAAGCGGGGCTGCCGCCCCGGCAGGCGGCGTGGGCCGTCGCGGCGGTCAGCCAGTACGTGATCGGCCACACCATCGAAGAACAGGCGCGCGCCGAGCTGGTCGAGGGCGGCTCATGGCCGGAGAAGATGGAAGCCTTCGCGGAACTCGCCGACGACGTCGCCCGCTCGGCCTTCGACGCCGACCCGCAGGAGCGGTTCGCCTACGGTCTGCGGCTCTTCCTCAACGGCATCCGCCACGAACTCACCGCCGCCGACTGA
- the tkt gene encoding transketolase, whose product MASEQSGQSGQSGRPVRSVAPPTAERAGWDAVDVRAVDTVRLLAADAVQKVGNGHPGTAMSLAPLAHLLFQNVMRHDPNDDQWLGRDRFVLSCGHSSLTLYIQLYLTGYGLELTDLQALRTWGSATPGHPEHRHTRGVEITTGPLGQGLAAAVGMAMAARRERGLLDPDADPGTSPFDHHVYVVASDGDLMEGVTAEAASLAGHQELGDLIVFYDSNHISIEDDTDVSFSEDVPARFAAYGWHVQTVDWTSTGSYVEDVDALLAATRAAREETGRPSLIMLRTLIGWPAPTKQNTGKAHGSALGADEIAATKELLGFDPAQDFTVEDEVLARTREAADRGRAAHAQWDEKFRTWRAAHPERAELLDRLQAQRLPDGWTRALPVFPADPKGMATRAASGEILGALAPVLPELWGGSADLAGSNNTTMDGEPSFLPSDRQTKDWKGGPYGRTLHFGIREHAMGAVLNGIALQSLTRPYGGTFLTFSDYMRPAVRLAALMKLPATYVWTHDSIGLGEDGPTHQPVEHLAALRAIPGLDVVRPADANETTACWRTILEHNDRPAGLILSRQNLPVLDRDGGQYAPAREASRGGYVLADAAGGAAPDVILIATGSEVQIALDARDLLAADGLAVRVVSMPCREWFAAQPPAYQDQVLPPAVRARVSVEAAVGQGWREVVGDAGRIVSLEHYGASADYQRLYTEFGITPEAVAAAARDSIHDTTRAPRPGGHQQTSAPAGGGTGDRP is encoded by the coding sequence GTGGCAAGTGAGCAATCGGGTCAGTCGGGTCAGTCGGGCCGGCCGGTCAGGTCCGTGGCGCCGCCGACAGCGGAACGGGCCGGCTGGGACGCGGTCGACGTGCGGGCCGTGGACACCGTACGGCTGCTCGCGGCCGACGCGGTACAGAAGGTCGGCAACGGTCACCCCGGTACCGCGATGAGCCTGGCCCCGCTGGCCCACCTGCTGTTCCAGAACGTCATGCGGCACGACCCCAACGACGACCAGTGGCTGGGACGGGACCGCTTCGTCCTCTCCTGCGGACACTCAAGCCTGACGCTGTACATCCAGCTCTATCTGACCGGCTACGGACTGGAACTGACGGATCTGCAGGCGCTGCGGACGTGGGGTTCCGCCACCCCCGGACACCCCGAGCACCGGCACACCCGCGGTGTGGAGATCACGACGGGGCCGCTGGGCCAGGGCCTGGCCGCCGCGGTCGGCATGGCGATGGCGGCCCGGCGCGAACGCGGGCTGCTCGACCCCGACGCCGATCCGGGCACCAGCCCCTTCGACCACCACGTCTACGTCGTCGCTTCCGACGGCGACCTGATGGAAGGCGTCACCGCCGAGGCGGCCTCCCTGGCCGGGCATCAGGAACTCGGCGATCTCATCGTCTTCTACGACTCCAACCACATCTCGATCGAGGACGACACCGACGTCTCCTTCAGCGAGGACGTCCCCGCCCGCTTCGCCGCGTACGGCTGGCACGTGCAGACCGTCGACTGGACGAGCACCGGCAGCTACGTCGAAGACGTCGACGCCCTGCTGGCCGCGACCCGCGCCGCCAGGGAGGAGACCGGCCGTCCCTCGCTGATCATGCTGCGCACGCTGATCGGCTGGCCCGCTCCCACCAAGCAGAACACCGGCAAGGCGCACGGCTCGGCCCTGGGCGCCGACGAGATCGCCGCCACGAAAGAGCTGCTGGGCTTCGATCCGGCTCAGGACTTCACCGTCGAGGACGAGGTCCTGGCCCGTACCCGGGAGGCCGCCGACCGCGGCCGGGCGGCCCATGCGCAGTGGGACGAGAAGTTCCGGACCTGGCGCGCGGCACACCCGGAGCGGGCTGAGCTGCTGGACCGCCTTCAGGCGCAACGACTGCCCGACGGCTGGACGCGGGCCCTGCCGGTCTTTCCCGCCGATCCCAAGGGCATGGCCACCCGCGCCGCGTCCGGCGAGATCCTCGGCGCGCTCGCTCCGGTCCTGCCGGAGCTGTGGGGCGGATCGGCCGACCTGGCCGGCAGCAACAACACGACCATGGACGGGGAACCGTCTTTCCTGCCGTCCGACCGTCAGACCAAGGACTGGAAGGGCGGCCCCTACGGGCGCACCCTGCACTTCGGGATCCGCGAGCACGCCATGGGGGCGGTCCTCAACGGCATCGCCCTGCAGAGCCTGACCCGTCCCTACGGTGGCACCTTCCTGACCTTCTCCGACTACATGCGTCCCGCCGTACGCCTGGCCGCGCTGATGAAGCTCCCCGCCACCTACGTATGGACCCACGACTCCATCGGTCTGGGCGAGGACGGCCCCACCCACCAGCCCGTCGAGCACCTCGCCGCACTGCGCGCCATCCCCGGCCTCGACGTGGTGCGCCCTGCCGACGCGAACGAGACCACCGCGTGCTGGCGGACCATCCTCGAACACAACGACCGGCCCGCAGGACTGATCCTGAGCCGGCAGAACCTGCCGGTCCTGGACCGCGACGGCGGACAGTACGCCCCCGCGCGAGAAGCGTCCCGCGGCGGATACGTCCTCGCCGACGCGGCCGGCGGCGCCGCACCCGACGTCATCCTCATCGCGACCGGCTCCGAGGTCCAGATCGCCCTGGACGCCCGTGACCTGCTGGCGGCCGACGGCCTCGCGGTCCGTGTGGTGTCGATGCCCTGCCGGGAGTGGTTCGCCGCCCAGCCCCCGGCCTACCAGGACCAGGTCCTGCCGCCGGCCGTACGGGCCAGGGTCAGCGTCGAGGCCGCGGTGGGACAGGGCTGGCGCGAGGTGGTCGGCGACGCCGGACGCATCGTCAGCCTGGAGCACTACGGGGCCTCCGCCGACTACCAGCGCCTGTACACCGAATTCGGCATCACGCCGGAAGCGGTCGCCGCAGCCGCCCGCGACAGCATCCATGACACCACCCGGGCGCCGCGCCCCGGCGGTCACCAGCAGACCTCGGCCCCGGCCGGCGGAGGCACCGGCGACCGGCCCTGA
- a CDS encoding DUF5670 family protein, translating into MGPLLIVLLLALILFGAGFALHLLWWIAVVVIVLWLLGFVLRGTHSGGRRRWYRW; encoded by the coding sequence ATGGGACCGCTGCTCATTGTTCTTCTGCTCGCGCTGATTCTTTTCGGTGCGGGTTTCGCGCTCCACCTTCTGTGGTGGATCGCGGTCGTGGTAATCGTTCTGTGGCTGCTGGGTTTTGTCCTGCGCGGCACACACTCCGGCGGCCGGCGCCGCTGGTACCGCTGGTAG